A single region of the Planctomycetia bacterium genome encodes:
- a CDS encoding ornithine cyclodeaminase family protein has translation MTNSDLLWLQESDVTSLVDLNDGIDALQSLLALEGPDSAANIPKALGTWAGGGTVHSLGSVAPAKGLAGFKTWANTPRGAQALFLMFDAEDGSIRAVIEAAALGAIRTAGICGLATRWLAAEEADTLAIIGTGRQALTQVAAISVVRQLARLRVFSPNPESRSQFASRCSSTFDFEVEECSSVEAAVADCPIVTLVTRAREPFLHANMLAKGTHVNAVGAILPPNAEFHQDLFERCDTVVVDSLADAKRNSRELSSRFGDEEAAWGKVRSLGQFIAAGQMRSADTDLSLFKAMGMGLSDMAIGSMVLQRALERGVGRQIAQPGRSAPTWRAGRAAQVR, from the coding sequence GTGACGAACTCCGACCTTCTGTGGTTGCAGGAAAGCGACGTCACGTCGCTCGTTGACCTGAACGACGGCATCGACGCGCTCCAGAGCCTGCTCGCGCTCGAAGGCCCCGACAGTGCTGCCAATATCCCCAAGGCTCTCGGCACCTGGGCCGGAGGCGGAACCGTGCATTCGCTCGGCTCGGTGGCACCGGCAAAGGGATTGGCGGGTTTCAAGACATGGGCCAACACACCGCGCGGAGCGCAGGCACTGTTCCTGATGTTCGATGCCGAGGATGGCTCGATTCGGGCGGTTATCGAGGCAGCGGCGCTCGGGGCAATCCGTACTGCCGGAATTTGCGGCTTGGCGACGCGCTGGCTGGCGGCCGAGGAAGCCGATACGCTCGCCATCATCGGCACGGGTCGGCAGGCGCTGACCCAGGTCGCGGCGATTTCGGTGGTGCGGCAGCTTGCGAGGCTACGGGTATTCAGCCCTAACCCTGAAAGCCGTTCGCAATTTGCGTCTCGCTGTTCAAGTACGTTCGACTTCGAAGTCGAAGAATGCTCCAGTGTCGAGGCCGCGGTCGCGGATTGCCCGATAGTCACGTTAGTGACGCGAGCGCGCGAGCCCTTCCTTCACGCCAACATGTTGGCAAAGGGCACGCATGTGAATGCCGTGGGTGCGATCCTTCCACCCAATGCGGAATTTCATCAGGACCTGTTCGAACGTTGTGACACGGTAGTGGTCGACAGTCTGGCGGATGCAAAGCGCAACTCGCGCGAGCTAAGCTCGCGGTTCGGCGATGAGGAGGCCGCGTGGGGCAAAGTCCGTTCGCTGGGCCAGTTCATTGCCGCGGGGCAAATGCGCTCCGCAGACACTGACCTGTCACTGTTCAAGGCAATGGGGATGGGGCTGTCGGATATGGCAATAGGAAGCATGGTGCTGCAACGCGCGCTGGAGCGCGGCGTAGGTCGTCAAATCGCGCAACCCGGCCGATCCGCGCCCACGTGGCGCGCCGGGCGGGCTGCGCAGGTACGTTAA
- a CDS encoding AraC family ligand binding domain-containing protein, whose protein sequence is MSDTARFADLRVFEARDNEYWPSIIIPRLQIEREIGRLADLPVDAAKGRESLVVHPLSKEPGLGLAPGIDVLLSVLRPGESSVPRRHNAGQLSISITGAGLSEINGKRIRFEKWDVWTTPSMAVYRVTNDTKDLLAYFTYSNRPMLCKLEIYHAETGVAMPDVEVLPIPPPAERAKSRAPIKAITPDGAHLMSYEHLVDPDYVANRPLHWSFKTVRQELEDVKRIGDGYTGRRLYVLYNPATEARNGTTHSFFASIAAYPPDMVDEPHRHSSAAINYYLSGNGKSVVLGKKFQWEGGDLMLSAPGWAVHGHGSRNQGFYALTVQDHPLQIAMESLIWQENMRGPIRNLGAELGFQTNLKDVVGAT, encoded by the coding sequence ATGTCGGATACCGCCCGCTTTGCAGACTTGCGTGTGTTCGAAGCGCGCGACAACGAATATTGGCCCTCGATAATTATCCCACGACTGCAGATAGAGCGGGAGATAGGCAGGCTTGCGGATCTACCAGTAGACGCCGCCAAAGGGCGCGAGAGCCTAGTGGTGCATCCTCTGTCCAAAGAGCCTGGGCTCGGCCTTGCGCCCGGCATTGACGTGCTGCTCAGTGTGCTCAGGCCCGGCGAGAGCAGTGTCCCGCGACGTCACAATGCGGGCCAGCTTTCCATCAGCATCACCGGTGCCGGTTTGAGCGAAATAAACGGCAAGCGCATCCGCTTCGAGAAGTGGGACGTGTGGACGACGCCTTCCATGGCTGTTTACCGCGTCACCAATGACACGAAGGACCTGCTCGCCTATTTCACGTACAGCAATCGTCCAATGCTGTGCAAACTGGAGATCTATCATGCAGAGACCGGTGTCGCGATGCCGGACGTCGAGGTCCTGCCAATACCCCCGCCCGCCGAGCGCGCGAAGAGCCGCGCTCCGATCAAAGCGATCACGCCGGATGGCGCGCACCTCATGAGCTACGAGCATCTCGTGGATCCAGACTACGTCGCCAACCGGCCCTTGCACTGGTCGTTCAAAACAGTGCGCCAAGAGCTGGAAGACGTGAAGCGCATTGGCGATGGTTACACCGGCCGGCGCTTGTACGTTCTCTACAATCCGGCCACCGAAGCTCGTAATGGGACCACGCACTCGTTTTTCGCAAGCATCGCGGCTTATCCGCCGGACATGGTCGACGAGCCGCATCGACATAGCTCCGCCGCCATCAACTATTACCTCTCCGGCAACGGCAAGAGCGTTGTGCTGGGCAAAAAATTCCAGTGGGAAGGCGGTGACCTCATGCTGTCGGCGCCAGGCTGGGCCGTGCATGGCCATGGTTCGCGCAACCAGGGCTTCTACGCCCTGACAGTGCAGGACCATCCGCTGCAAATCGCGATGGAATCGCTCATCTGGCAGGAAAACATGCGCGGCCCGATCCGCAACCTTGGTGCCGAGCTCGGCTTCCAGACCAACCTGAAGGACGTCGTGGGCGCAACGTGA
- a CDS encoding aromatic-ring-hydroxylating dioxygenase subunit beta: protein MLTRVILDDLNARYAYALDSGKLDLWPEFFTDDCVYKIISNENFGLGYPVAAIYCDGIGMVRDRVVAIMQTAVYEPRTYRHFVGTAHITGQEEGGVTSEANFALYESIAEREPRILFVGRYVDRVVMADGAPRLRQRLVVYDNYRVFNSLIFPI, encoded by the coding sequence GTGCTGACTCGCGTGATTCTGGACGATTTAAACGCGCGCTATGCGTACGCGCTGGACAGCGGGAAACTCGACCTGTGGCCCGAATTCTTCACCGACGACTGCGTCTACAAGATCATCTCGAACGAGAACTTCGGGCTCGGCTATCCAGTTGCGGCAATCTATTGCGATGGCATCGGGATGGTCAGAGATCGCGTGGTGGCGATCATGCAGACCGCGGTCTATGAGCCTCGCACCTATCGCCATTTCGTAGGCACCGCGCACATCACCGGGCAGGAGGAAGGCGGCGTGACCAGCGAAGCCAACTTCGCGCTCTACGAATCCATCGCGGAGCGTGAGCCGCGCATCCTGTTCGTCGGCCGCTACGTGGACCGTGTGGTCATGGCGGATGGCGCGCCTAGATTGCGCCAGCGTCTTGTGGTGTACGACAACTACCGCGTTTTCAACAGCCTGATCTTCCCAATATGA